In Bacillus sp. DX3.1, the following proteins share a genomic window:
- a CDS encoding glycosyltransferase, translating to MKKLLVVAYYFPPYGSVGGVRMTKLVKYFHRLGWELTIVTVSEEYYEKNEIDYNKLADIPEAVEVIRTKRWATFTSFQEEGLYWAFPLYKELKKQVTTTKFDYILYTGGPYFHWIIAPVLKKKMRIPYILDFRDPWLLTPYNQSAIRRRVAGKIEPNVIKEASFILNVTEDATNMYKKQYCNEKDNKFITIPNGYDPEDFTNVIEKSSNVEGIKIVYTGKFGTFRNPFPLFHAIQKYNEGHEEKINFIHVGKQEKVIQEFIENKPTMRKYIHETGFLPYKEALQYVKGADYTVLISGGHPYEPTTKVYDYMALHKHILCINDIRYGYLHNLLFDQPFSSVVNNDETEIYGALMDLNKRREADTKYIDTDQFNRKNIYENLNDILKEICHEDIAHI from the coding sequence ATGAAAAAATTGCTGGTTGTTGCGTATTATTTTCCACCTTATGGATCAGTAGGGGGAGTAAGAATGACAAAGCTTGTTAAATATTTTCATAGGTTAGGATGGGAATTAACGATTGTAACAGTGAGTGAAGAATATTATGAAAAAAATGAAATAGATTACAATAAATTAGCAGATATTCCTGAAGCTGTAGAGGTAATACGTACAAAAAGATGGGCTACATTTACGTCTTTTCAAGAAGAAGGGCTGTATTGGGCATTCCCGCTGTATAAGGAATTAAAGAAACAGGTAACGACTACAAAGTTTGATTATATTTTATACACAGGAGGCCCATATTTTCATTGGATTATTGCTCCAGTTTTAAAAAAGAAAATGAGAATTCCATATATTTTAGATTTTCGAGATCCATGGTTATTAACCCCGTATAATCAATCGGCAATAAGAAGAAGGGTTGCAGGCAAAATTGAACCAAACGTTATTAAAGAAGCAAGCTTTATTTTAAATGTTACTGAAGATGCAACGAATATGTATAAAAAGCAGTATTGCAATGAAAAAGACAATAAGTTTATTACAATTCCAAATGGCTATGATCCAGAAGACTTTACAAATGTTATTGAAAAAAGTAGTAATGTTGAAGGGATTAAGATTGTATATACAGGGAAATTTGGGACATTTCGAAATCCGTTTCCTCTATTCCATGCAATTCAAAAATATAATGAAGGCCATGAGGAGAAGATAAATTTTATTCATGTTGGTAAACAAGAAAAAGTAATTCAAGAGTTTATAGAGAACAAACCAACTATGAGAAAGTACATACATGAAACTGGTTTTCTACCATATAAAGAAGCGTTGCAATATGTTAAAGGAGCTGATTATACAGTTCTTATTTCGGGTGGGCATCCATATGAACCAACTACGAAGGTATATGACTATATGGCATTGCATAAACATATTTTATGTATAAATGATATTCGTTATGGTTATTTGCATAATTTATTATTTGATCAACCATTTTCTTCTGTAGTAAATAATGATGAAACGGAGATTTATGGAGCACTTATGGACTTAAATAAACGAAGAGAAGCTGATACGAAGTATATAGACACAGACCAATTCAATCGGAAGAATATTTATGAGAATTTGAATGACATATTAAAGGAGATTTGTCATGAAGATATTGCTCATATCTAA
- a CDS encoding glycosyltransferase: protein MKILLISNMYPSADYPAYGIFVKKTADLLVEEGMELEPIVMYKQTALLQKALAYVCHYIKIMWKLLFYSYDIIYVHYASHNALPILLIKLLKRKIKVYTNVHGSDVIPETSIQRLLQPFVHLLLKHSAFIIVPSVYFQNIIREKYRIATPIGVFPSGGINREIFYPAEAEFSTLHLSPQYRYIGYVGRIDYEKGWDDLVYSFSVLKRADALPFVKLIMVGNGKNKKELQKQIQSLAIQDDVILFDFVSHETLCLLYNIFEVFVFPTRRIGESLGLVGLEAMSCGLPVIGSEIGGLTSYILDKENGLFFQPGDREDLIEKLHDFLSYSEEKKEYMRKKAIETAAPYEQHRIKEVFIKFFYKGVCYEETRNENLSH, encoded by the coding sequence ATGAAGATATTGCTCATATCTAATATGTATCCAAGTGCAGATTATCCTGCTTATGGAATATTTGTGAAAAAAACGGCGGATTTATTGGTAGAGGAAGGAATGGAATTAGAGCCCATTGTTATGTATAAACAAACAGCTTTGTTACAAAAAGCACTGGCTTATGTATGCCACTATATAAAAATCATGTGGAAATTATTGTTTTATTCCTACGATATTATATATGTACATTATGCATCACACAATGCCTTGCCAATTTTGCTTATAAAATTATTGAAAAGAAAAATTAAAGTTTATACGAATGTTCATGGAAGTGACGTCATTCCTGAGACGAGTATACAACGACTATTACAGCCATTTGTACATCTATTACTAAAACATTCCGCTTTTATTATTGTACCATCTGTATATTTTCAAAATATTATTAGAGAGAAATATAGGATAGCCACTCCAATTGGAGTTTTTCCATCTGGTGGCATTAACAGAGAAATATTTTATCCTGCAGAAGCGGAATTTTCTACCCTACACTTGTCGCCGCAATATCGTTATATTGGTTATGTCGGTAGAATCGATTATGAAAAGGGGTGGGATGATTTAGTTTATTCCTTTTCAGTTTTAAAAAGGGCTGATGCTCTTCCCTTTGTGAAATTAATCATGGTGGGAAATGGGAAAAATAAAAAAGAGTTACAGAAACAAATTCAATCATTGGCTATACAAGATGATGTTATTTTATTTGATTTTGTCTCTCATGAAACACTGTGTCTTTTATATAATATATTCGAAGTTTTTGTATTTCCAACGAGGAGAATCGGAGAGAGTTTAGGATTGGTGGGATTAGAAGCAATGAGTTGCGGGTTGCCGGTTATTGGTTCTGAAATTGGTGGTTTAACAAGTTATATTTTAGATAAAGAAAATGGATTGTTTTTTCAGCCTGGGGATCGAGAAGATCTAATAGAAAAGCTACATGACTTCCTTTCGTATTCAGAGGAAAAAAAAGAATATATGCGAAAAAAAGCAATTGAAACAGCAGCACCATATGAACAGCATAGAATAAAAGAGGTGTTTATTAAGTTCTTTTATAAAGGAGTATGTTATGAGGAAACGAGAAATGAAAATTTGTCTCACTAG
- the pssD gene encoding PssD/Cps14F family polysaccharide biosynthesis glycosyltransferase, producing the protein MRKREMKICLTSSSGGHLSQIFQLIPIVKEYSYFFITEKNMTTASLRQQHKVYYLQQQERKNLFFLFVFLRNIWLSLLYVWKEKPSVVISTGAGATFPVCLFGKLMGAQIIFIESFAKVHSPTITGRMVYPLADRFYIQSQELKKFYPKAEYKGGIY; encoded by the coding sequence ATGAGGAAACGAGAAATGAAAATTTGTCTCACTAGTTCGTCGGGAGGCCATTTATCACAAATTTTTCAGCTCATACCAATCGTTAAGGAGTATTCATATTTTTTTATAACGGAAAAAAATATGACAACGGCGTCTTTACGACAACAACATAAAGTTTATTATTTACAACAACAAGAGAGGAAAAATCTCTTTTTTTTATTTGTTTTTTTACGAAATATATGGTTGTCACTGCTGTATGTATGGAAAGAAAAACCTAGTGTTGTCATTTCAACAGGTGCTGGTGCGACATTTCCCGTTTGTTTATTTGGAAAATTAATGGGCGCTCAAATTATATTTATTGAAAGCTTTGCAAAAGTACATTCACCAACGATTACGGGAAGAATGGTTTATCCCTTAGCTGATCGTTTTTATATTCAGTCACAAGAGCTAAAAAAATTTTACCCGAAAGCAGAATATAAGGGGGGCATATATTGA
- the pssE gene encoding PssE/Cps14G family polysaccharide biosynthesis glycosyltransferase, whose product MIFITVGTQKFAFNRLIQELDELALKRKVSEEMFAQIGYSTYIPTHIGVKKMLTPKEFSVYMERASIVITHGGTSSIIQALKQKKKVIVVPRRKKYKEHVDDHQVEIAQMFSESGMVEILNDVSNLLDQLQVVKQKEYKPYIERESGLVQDLALYLERI is encoded by the coding sequence TTGATATTCATTACTGTTGGAACACAAAAGTTTGCATTTAATCGATTGATTCAAGAGTTAGATGAATTAGCTCTCAAAAGAAAAGTTTCGGAAGAGATGTTTGCACAAATTGGATATTCAACATATATACCTACGCATATCGGGGTGAAAAAGATGCTAACACCAAAAGAATTTTCGGTATATATGGAACGTGCTAGCATTGTGATTACGCATGGTGGTACGAGTTCAATTATTCAAGCGTTGAAACAGAAAAAGAAAGTCATTGTTGTACCAAGAAGAAAGAAATATAAAGAACATGTTGATGATCATCAAGTTGAAATTGCTCAAATGTTCTCTGAATCTGGTATGGTAGAAATTTTAAATGATGTTTCCAATTTGTTAGATCAATTGCAAGTAGTAAAACAAAAAGAATATAAACCTTATATCGAGCGAGAGTCTGGTTTAGTGCAGGATTTGGCACTTTACTTAGAGCGAATATAG
- a CDS encoding UDP-glucose/GDP-mannose dehydrogenase family protein — protein sequence MKIVLFGCGYVGLTTAICLAELGHQVTCIDVDKQKINMLKQGESPLYEPGIDIYIKQHTLAGNLFFANEIGTSIQGADFIFIAVGTPQRDDGSADLTNVFEVSQRIAECVVKDVIVVVKSTVPVGTNDAIKKVISEKKRSNAGIQIASNPEFLREGSALHDTFQGERIIIGASEEDVFEKMETLYKPLHIPIVKTDIKSAEMIKYASNAFLATKISFINEMANLCEKVGADIEQVAYGMGLDKRIGNAFLKAGIGYGGSCFPKDTNALMQIAGNVQYPFQLLASVIAVNHEQKRKFINKLQTLYGDIVGKRIAVLGLAFKPNTDDIREAPAISIIEELFKFGAQVIAYDPVAIQNAKKVLPNEVSFVSEIDQAITDADCVCILTEWDEIKNYPLINFQKLMKEATIFDGRNCFTLEEIEKYEIQYHSIGRRQVIYDFVK from the coding sequence ATGAAGATTGTCTTATTTGGTTGTGGATATGTTGGATTGACAACAGCTATATGTTTAGCAGAATTAGGACATCAAGTTACTTGTATAGATGTTGATAAACAAAAAATAAATATGTTAAAACAAGGAGAATCTCCTCTATATGAGCCAGGAATTGATATATATATAAAGCAACATACACTTGCTGGGAATCTGTTTTTTGCGAATGAAATAGGGACAAGCATTCAAGGGGCGGATTTTATTTTTATAGCAGTAGGAACTCCGCAACGAGATGATGGATCTGCTGATTTGACAAATGTTTTTGAAGTGAGTCAGCGGATTGCTGAGTGTGTTGTGAAAGATGTCATAGTAGTTGTGAAAAGCACGGTTCCAGTTGGGACAAATGATGCTATAAAAAAGGTAATCAGTGAAAAGAAAAGAAGTAACGCCGGTATCCAAATTGCTTCAAATCCAGAATTTTTACGAGAAGGAAGTGCTTTACATGATACATTTCAAGGAGAAAGAATTATAATCGGAGCAAGCGAAGAAGATGTATTTGAAAAAATGGAGACGTTATATAAACCCTTACATATTCCTATTGTAAAAACGGATATAAAAAGTGCGGAAATGATTAAATACGCATCAAATGCATTTTTAGCTACTAAGATTAGTTTTATTAATGAAATGGCGAATTTATGTGAAAAAGTAGGAGCGGATATTGAACAAGTAGCATATGGAATGGGGTTAGATAAACGTATTGGAAATGCATTTTTAAAAGCTGGAATTGGATATGGAGGGTCTTGTTTTCCAAAGGATACAAATGCATTGATGCAGATAGCAGGAAATGTACAATATCCATTTCAACTTTTAGCGTCAGTTATAGCTGTTAATCATGAGCAAAAAAGAAAATTCATTAATAAACTACAAACACTTTATGGTGATATAGTAGGAAAGCGAATTGCGGTTTTAGGGTTAGCTTTTAAGCCGAATACTGACGATATTCGAGAAGCACCAGCCATTTCTATTATTGAAGAACTATTCAAGTTTGGAGCACAAGTAATAGCGTATGATCCAGTTGCAATACAAAATGCTAAAAAAGTATTACCGAACGAGGTGAGTTTTGTTAGTGAAATAGATCAAGCGATTACAGATGCTGATTGTGTATGTATTTTGACGGAATGGGATGAAATTAAGAACTATCCATTAATTAATTTTCAAAAGTTAATGAAAGAAGCGACCATCTTTGATGGACGGAATTGTTTTACATTAGAGGAAATAGAAAAGTATGAGATACAGTATCATTCGATTGGGCGAAGACAAGTTATATATGATTTTGTGAAATAG
- a CDS encoding helix-turn-helix domain-containing protein, protein MEQDLRKEILHKIHNKELNCAKELTLSIISGKWKIVILYRLGINGPMRFSAIQHLFPKITHKVLTKQLRELEDDGVISRKIYPEIPPKVEYSLTELGESLQPILQMMYDWGEKRIQQLQKE, encoded by the coding sequence ATGGAGCAAGATTTACGTAAGGAAATACTGCATAAAATACATAATAAAGAATTAAATTGTGCAAAAGAATTAACCTTATCCATTATAAGTGGCAAATGGAAAATCGTCATTTTGTATCGTTTAGGCATAAATGGCCCAATGCGTTTTAGTGCCATACAACATTTATTCCCGAAAATTACGCATAAAGTATTAACAAAACAATTACGTGAACTGGAAGATGACGGTGTTATTTCACGAAAAATTTATCCAGAAATCCCACCTAAAGTAGAATATTCTTTAACAGAACTAGGTGAGAGTTTACAACCTATTTTACAAATGATGTACGATTGGGGCGAAAAACGAATTCAACAATTACAAAAAGAATAA
- a CDS encoding isochorismatase family protein → MKQALLIIDAQQELIDGNEKETEVFQKDQLLTTINVAIKKALQSDALIIFVRDTDVASGIGKGFQIHEEIKIPSTALVIDKEATNSFYNTSLHAILIEKEIGHLVVGGCKTEHCIDSAVRTATVQGFDVTLIKDGHSTTDSTILSAKQIIEHHNETLHGHYNVDHFSIVRDVEEDLFQPIHDQYRE, encoded by the coding sequence CTTATTGACGGAAATGAGAAAGAAACAGAAGTGTTTCAGAAAGATCAATTGTTAACTACAATAAATGTAGCAATCAAAAAAGCACTTCAATCAGATGCTCTCATTATTTTTGTAAGGGATACTGATGTTGCTTCCGGTATAGGGAAAGGATTTCAAATACACGAAGAAATTAAAATACCATCTACAGCACTAGTTATCGATAAAGAGGCGACCAATTCATTTTATAACACTTCTTTACATGCTATTTTAATAGAAAAAGAAATTGGTCATCTTGTTGTAGGAGGCTGTAAAACCGAACATTGTATTGATAGCGCGGTTAGAACAGCAACAGTACAGGGATTTGATGTCACTTTAATAAAAGATGGGCACTCAACGACCGATTCTACAATTTTATCTGCAAAGCAAATCATCGAACATCATAACGAAACACTGCATGGTCATTATAATGTCGATCATTTTTCCATCGTTAGAGATGTCGAGGAAGATCTATTTCAACCCATTCATGACCAATATCGTGAATGA